The Arachis hypogaea cultivar Tifrunner chromosome 16, arahy.Tifrunner.gnm2.J5K5, whole genome shotgun sequence genome contains a region encoding:
- the LOC112758589 gene encoding pectinesterase, which yields MNPNSIVMALKNLSIIILLFVNSLIVLSIFPTLSIAANQKSVPIVSPQTICKSTLYPSYCENVFANQNGTVFDYGRISIRKSLSQSRKFLNSLDSYLEKKSSLSQPTISTLQDCKFLTELSFEYLSNALDTVEKASDVLPTSQADDAHTVLSAVLTNQQTCLDEVISLTTASDQRVKDDISSSLSDYLKLLSVSLALYKEGWVPEKKISTLLEHKGRHLEFRNGHLPLKMSSRVREIYDSAIGRHGRKLLSVDDSENYVLVSDIVVVSQDGSGNFTTINDAIGAAPNNTDGSNGYFLIFITEGVYQEYVSIAKNKKYLMILGEGINRTIITGDHNVVDGSTTFNSATFAVVAQGFVAVNVTFRNTAGPSKHQAVAVRNGADLSTFYSCSFEAYQDTLYTHSLRQFYRECDIYGTVDFIFGNAAVVFQSCNLYPRLPMSGQFNAITAQGRTDPNQNTGTSIHNSTITAAGDLAAVVGSVKTYLGRPWKEYSTTVYTLCLMDSLIDPSGWSIWSGDFALSTLYYAEYNNGGGGSNTTNRVTWPGYHVLNNAADATNWTVSNFLGGDSWLPQTGVPYLSGLF from the exons ATGAATCCAAATTCAATAGTAATGGCTTTGAAAAACTTGTCCATTATTATTTTGCTCTTTGTTAATTCCCTTATTGTCCTTTCCATCTTCCCTACATTATCCATAGCTGCTAACCAGAAATCAGTTCCCATAGTTTCCCCACAAACCATATGCAAGTCCACTCTATACCCTTCTTACTGCGAAAACGTGTTTGCtaatcaaaatggcaccgttttcGACTATGGCCGCATTTCCATTCGAAAATCCCTATCCCAGTCCCGCAAGTTCTTGAACTCACTTGATTCATATCTTGAAAAGAAATCTTCTTTATCTCAACCCACAATTAGCACTCTCCAAGATTGTAAGTTTCTCACTGAGTTAAGCTTTGAATACTTATCAAACGCCCTTGACACCGTTGAAAAAGCCAGCGATGTTCTTCCAACATCACAAGCCGATGATGCACACACCGTCCTCAGTGCTGTCTTGACTAATCAACAAACTTGTTTAGATGAAGTTATAAGTCTAACCACTGCTTCTGATCAGAGAGTTAAGGATGATATCTCGTCCTCACTCTCTGATTATTTGAAGCTTCTCAGTGTCTCCCTTGCCCTCTACAAGGAGGGGTGGGTTCCTGAGAAGAAAATCTCAACCTTGTTAGAACACAAAGGAAGACACTTGGAGTTTCGTAACGGCCATTTACCATTGAAGATGTCGAGTAGAGTACGCGAAATTTACGATTCTGCCATTGGACGACACGGTAGAAAACTGCTGAGCGTGGACGACAGTGAAAATTACGTTCTGGTGAGTGACATTGTGGTTGTTAGCCAGGATGGAAGTGGAAACTTCACGACCATCAACGACGCCATTGGCGCAGCACCGAATAACACCGATGGTAGCAATGGCTACTTCCTCATCTTCATCACTGAGGGTGTGTATCAAGAGTATGTTTCTATAGCCaaaaacaagaagtacttgaTGATACTTGGAGAAGGAATCAACCGAACAATTATCACAGGTGATCACAATGTCGTGGACGGTTCTACAACATTCAACTCAGCAACATTTG CTGTAGTGGCACAAGGGTTTGTAGCAGTCAACGTAACATTTCGCAACACTGCGGGGCCAAGCAAGCACCAGGCAGTTGCAGTTAGAAATGGAGCAGATTTGTCCACTTTCTATAGCTGCAGCTTTGAAGCCTATCAAGACACGTTGTACACACATTCTCTAAGGCAATTCTACCGCGAATGCGATATTTATGGCACAGTTGACTTCATATTTGGAAACGCTGCAGTGGTTTTCCAAAGCTGCAACTTGTATCCCCGTCTTCCCATGAGTGGACAATTCAATGCCATCACTGCTCAAGGTCGAACCGATCCAAACCAAAACACAGGCACTTCCATACACAATTCCACCATAACAGCTGCCGGTGATTTGGCCGCGGTGGTTGGAAGCGTGAAAACGTACCTTGGGAGGCCATGGAAGGAGTATTCGACCACGGTTTATACGTTATGTTTGATGGATAGTTTGATTGATCCTTCTGGTTGGAGTATATGGAGTGGAGACTTTGCATTGAGCACTTTGTATTATGCGGAGTATAATAACGGTGGAGGTGGTTCAAACACCACAAATAGAGTGACGTGGCCTGGTTATCACGTTTTAAACAACGCTGCTGATGCAACTAATTGGACCGTCTCTAACTTCTTGGGTGGGGATAGTTGGCTGCCTCAAACTGGTGTCCCTTACTTGAGTGGATTGTTCTAG